From Rubrivirga sp. SAORIC476, a single genomic window includes:
- the mfd gene encoding transcription-repair coupling factor, with the protein MTLSDLRTTLAALPFFAQVREETKGLAPSQSLRIKGTAGSLPAFVLADVLEQTGGPIVALLAESESADYLRSDLEQVLGSDDRILFLPPTGHDPYDPEQLSDTLPLVQRADALGRLRDGFDGLLVTSVEAISELVPLPETVSDETLTVRIGEEVAPEDLMDRLTGQSFELVEFVSEPGELALRGGILDVYPFAGGYPIRLEFFGDEVDQIREFDPQTQRSVSRLETARLVPNLGAERYTEGGHVTALDYLPTSTPLALFDSQRLVESAQERFETASAAYVQRVAEADAEDDPPHAPEERYLTGDTLSALIDARPTLLFGTFSGEGDLTAELKATPQPSYNGDLKRLRADLGSRMSTQFVVLCDSGSQKNRLWELLGGDLETGKPPPADLIVESLHEGFEIPEASLAVYTDHQLFDRYHRPTARKRKKARGGLSLREVKSLRPGDFVVHVDYGIGKFAGLQTITVREQTQEAVRLIFQGNDELFVNVTALHKLHKYTGKEGHQPKLTKLGTGAWDRLKARTKKRVKDIARDLIQIYAKRRASQGYAFKADTIWQRELEASFAFEETPDQATAIDAIKEDMQQAIPMDRLVCGDVGFGKTEVAIRAAFKAIQDGKQVAVVVPTTVLARQHTETFIKRMGRFPIHIAQLSRFVDKAAQKEVIAGLADGTVDVVIGTQRVLSKDVAFKDLGLLIVDEEQRFGVGAKEKLRKLRPNVDTLTLTATPIPRTLQFSLLGARDLSLIQTPPANRQPVITEIHTFDRDLIRDAILYEVHRGGQVFFIHNRVQTIDEMAAMVRALAPDVRIRAAHGQMPPATLEKTMMDFMDHKFDVLVSTTIVESGLDVSNANTIIVNHAERHGLADLHQLRGRVGRNDQKAFCYLLVPSVHSLTKEARQRLQAVEEFSDLGSGFNLSMRDLDIRGAGNMLGAEQSGFIEDVGFETYHKILDEAVQELRHEEFADVFADQDTAPPPPEPTVDVEDDVFIPTTYVSNPVERLNLYRRLSDLDTTEEIDAFRAELTDRFGPAPHEIDTLLRLAAMRPQAMRLRLPRVVWMNQRLFLTIPEPADDPYFHTRIFHALLEALNTSGTRYVMKESRSGKLRAILQDIPSLEAAQAHLGTLVETTEALIDSEATEA; encoded by the coding sequence GTGACGCTCTCTGACCTCCGCACTACCCTCGCCGCTCTCCCCTTCTTCGCGCAGGTACGCGAGGAAACCAAAGGGCTCGCGCCCAGCCAATCGCTCCGCATTAAGGGCACGGCAGGCTCGCTTCCCGCCTTCGTACTGGCCGATGTGCTGGAGCAGACCGGCGGCCCGATCGTCGCCCTCCTGGCAGAGAGCGAAAGCGCGGACTACCTCCGCTCGGACTTGGAGCAGGTGCTCGGCTCCGACGACCGCATCCTGTTTCTGCCGCCCACCGGCCACGACCCGTATGACCCCGAGCAGCTTTCGGACACGCTCCCCCTCGTCCAGCGAGCCGACGCGCTCGGCCGCTTGCGCGACGGGTTCGACGGCCTGCTGGTCACCAGCGTCGAAGCGATCTCGGAGTTGGTGCCGCTCCCGGAGACCGTGAGCGACGAGACGCTTACGGTGCGGATCGGGGAAGAAGTTGCCCCCGAAGACCTGATGGACCGGCTCACTGGACAGAGCTTCGAGTTGGTCGAGTTCGTCAGCGAGCCCGGCGAGCTCGCGCTGCGTGGCGGCATCCTGGACGTGTACCCGTTCGCCGGAGGCTACCCCATCCGCCTCGAGTTCTTCGGCGACGAGGTCGACCAGATCCGTGAGTTCGACCCGCAGACACAGCGCTCGGTGAGCCGCCTCGAGACAGCCCGCCTGGTTCCAAACCTGGGCGCCGAGCGCTACACCGAGGGCGGGCACGTGACGGCGCTCGACTACCTCCCCACCTCCACCCCACTCGCGCTCTTCGACAGCCAGCGGCTGGTCGAGTCGGCACAGGAGCGGTTCGAGACAGCCTCTGCTGCGTACGTCCAGCGCGTGGCCGAGGCGGACGCGGAGGACGACCCGCCACACGCACCGGAGGAACGCTACCTCACCGGCGACACGCTGTCGGCGCTCATCGACGCGCGCCCGACCCTCCTCTTCGGCACCTTCTCGGGCGAAGGCGACCTCACCGCTGAGCTCAAGGCCACGCCACAGCCCTCGTACAATGGCGACCTGAAGCGCCTCCGCGCGGACCTCGGGAGCCGCATGAGCACGCAGTTCGTGGTCCTGTGCGACAGTGGCTCGCAGAAGAATCGGCTGTGGGAGTTGCTCGGAGGCGACCTCGAGACCGGCAAGCCCCCTCCGGCCGATCTCATCGTCGAGAGCCTCCATGAGGGGTTCGAGATCCCAGAGGCATCCCTCGCCGTCTACACCGACCACCAGCTGTTCGACCGCTATCACCGGCCGACGGCACGCAAGCGCAAGAAGGCCCGCGGTGGTCTGTCGCTCCGTGAGGTCAAGTCGCTCCGCCCCGGCGACTTCGTCGTCCATGTGGACTATGGCATCGGCAAGTTCGCTGGCCTCCAGACGATCACCGTCCGCGAGCAGACGCAGGAGGCGGTGCGGCTCATCTTCCAGGGCAACGACGAGCTGTTCGTCAACGTCACGGCGCTGCACAAGCTGCACAAGTACACCGGCAAGGAGGGCCACCAGCCCAAGCTGACCAAGCTGGGGACCGGTGCGTGGGACCGCCTCAAGGCGCGGACCAAGAAACGAGTCAAGGACATCGCTCGCGACCTGATCCAGATCTACGCCAAGCGCCGCGCCTCGCAGGGCTACGCCTTCAAGGCCGACACCATCTGGCAACGCGAGTTGGAGGCCAGCTTCGCCTTCGAGGAGACGCCCGACCAGGCGACCGCAATCGACGCCATCAAGGAGGACATGCAGCAGGCGATCCCGATGGACCGGCTCGTCTGTGGGGATGTCGGCTTCGGCAAGACCGAGGTGGCCATCCGGGCTGCGTTCAAGGCCATCCAGGACGGAAAGCAGGTGGCCGTGGTGGTCCCCACCACGGTGCTCGCGCGACAGCACACCGAGACGTTCATCAAGCGGATGGGCCGCTTCCCCATTCACATCGCTCAGCTTTCGCGCTTCGTCGACAAGGCGGCGCAGAAGGAGGTGATCGCCGGCCTCGCCGATGGCACAGTGGACGTGGTCATCGGAACCCAGCGCGTGCTCTCGAAGGATGTCGCCTTCAAGGACCTTGGCCTCCTCATCGTCGATGAGGAGCAACGCTTCGGCGTCGGCGCCAAGGAGAAGCTCCGCAAGCTGCGGCCCAACGTCGACACCCTCACGCTCACCGCGACGCCCATCCCGCGGACGCTCCAGTTCTCGCTCCTCGGCGCTCGAGACCTGTCCCTCATCCAGACCCCGCCCGCCAACCGGCAGCCGGTCATCACCGAGATCCACACCTTCGACCGCGACCTCATCCGAGACGCCATCCTCTACGAGGTCCACCGCGGCGGGCAGGTGTTCTTCATCCACAACCGCGTCCAGACGATCGACGAGATGGCCGCTATGGTCCGCGCCCTCGCGCCCGACGTGCGCATCCGGGCTGCCCACGGGCAAATGCCACCGGCGACGCTGGAGAAGACCATGATGGACTTCATGGACCACAAGTTCGATGTCCTGGTGAGCACCACCATCGTGGAGTCCGGCTTGGACGTCTCCAACGCCAACACCATCATCGTCAACCACGCCGAGCGGCACGGACTGGCCGATCTGCACCAGCTCCGCGGACGCGTCGGACGAAACGACCAGAAAGCGTTCTGCTACCTCCTCGTCCCGAGTGTCCACTCGTTGACGAAAGAAGCCCGGCAGCGCCTCCAGGCGGTCGAGGAGTTCTCCGACCTGGGGTCGGGCTTCAACCTCTCGATGCGCGACCTCGACATCCGCGGCGCCGGCAACATGCTCGGTGCCGAGCAATCCGGCTTCATCGAGGACGTGGGCTTCGAGACCTACCACAAGATCCTCGACGAAGCCGTCCAGGAGCTTCGCCACGAGGAGTTCGCCGACGTCTTCGCCGACCAGGACACTGCCCCTCCCCCACCCGAGCCGACCGTGGACGTGGAGGACGACGTGTTCATCCCGACGACCTACGTCTCCAACCCCGTCGAGCGCCTCAACCTCTATCGGCGCCTTTCAGATCTCGACACCACGGAAGAGATCGATGCCTTCCGCGCCGAGCTGACCGACCGGTTCGGTCCCGCGCCGCATGAGATCGATACGCTGCTCCGGCTCGCTGCGATGCGTCCGCAGGCGATGCGTCTCCGCCTCCCTCGCGTCGTGTGGATGAATCAGCGGCTCTTCCTGACCATTCCCGAACCCGCCGACGACCCCTACTTCCACACGCGCATCTTCCACGCGCTGCTGGAGGCTCTCAACACGTCCGGCACGCGCTACGTGATGAAGGAGAGTCGCAGCGGCAAGCTGCGCGCCATCCTCCAAGACATCCCGTCCCTCGAAGCCGCCCAGGCTCACCTCGGCACGCTGGTAGAGACGACCGAGGCGCTCATCGATTCTGAAGCGACAGAGGCGTAG
- a CDS encoding YhbY family RNA-binding protein, translated as MADLTSKQRAHLRGLAHALKPLAHIGKEGVTDAAVRALQQTFDTHELVKVRVLEAAPESAKDTAHALAGRVQNATVVQVVGRNATLYRADPEDPTIRLP; from the coding sequence ATGGCCGACCTCACCTCCAAGCAGCGCGCCCACCTCCGCGGCCTCGCCCACGCCCTCAAGCCCCTCGCCCACATCGGCAAGGAAGGCGTTACCGACGCCGCCGTCCGGGCCCTCCAGCAGACGTTCGACACCCACGAACTGGTCAAGGTGCGTGTGTTGGAGGCCGCGCCCGAGAGCGCGAAGGACACCGCCCACGCGCTGGCAGGCCGGGTCCAGAACGCCACCGTCGTCCAGGTCGTGGGACGAAACGCGACCCTCTACCGCGCCGACCCGGAGGACCCGACCATCCGGCTCCCGTAG
- a CDS encoding NAD-dependent malic enzyme — translation MPDSHPPLRSALPEYDVVLTVRNPQRPGMIGRLLGLVGDLGALVGDIETRYIGRDHFLRDVTLSVFDESHLAEVLAAIREQTDTEVLDVKDLVFERHVGGKIRVVSTTEVERLEDLRYIYTPGVARVCRAIEADPGRAREFTAVGHTVGIFTNGTRVLGLGNIGALASLPVMEGKAVLYDRFVGLSAVPIVIDEEDPEAFVETVVRVAPSFGGIHLEDIQTPDCFWIEEELIRRLPQPVMHDDQHGTATVLLAAVLSALRHTGREGDRDLTCAQVGLGAAGLAIATLLLEAGFRVIGVDPGEDARQRLEARGGRTASLEDAAAEADVLIATTGVVGLITPALIRPGQIVLALSNPNPEITPEAALAAGAAFSADGRSVNNALAFPGLFKAALDVGAPAITSRMKIAAAEAISALAPADELVPSPFHPDVHTRVVEAVTRAASV, via the coding sequence ATGCCTGACTCTCACCCGCCGCTCCGCTCCGCACTCCCGGAGTACGACGTTGTCCTGACGGTCCGCAACCCCCAGCGGCCGGGGATGATCGGTCGTCTGCTCGGTCTCGTCGGCGACCTCGGTGCGCTCGTGGGCGACATCGAGACGCGGTACATCGGGCGAGACCACTTCCTGCGGGACGTGACGCTGTCGGTGTTCGACGAGTCGCACCTGGCTGAGGTGCTGGCTGCGATCCGGGAGCAAACCGACACGGAGGTCCTGGACGTCAAGGATCTGGTCTTCGAGCGCCACGTGGGGGGCAAGATCCGGGTGGTGAGCACCACCGAGGTGGAGCGGCTCGAGGACCTGCGGTACATCTACACGCCAGGCGTCGCGCGCGTCTGCCGTGCCATTGAGGCCGACCCCGGTCGAGCGCGGGAGTTCACGGCGGTGGGTCACACGGTGGGCATCTTTACCAACGGCACGCGGGTGCTCGGGCTGGGCAACATCGGTGCGCTGGCGAGCCTGCCGGTGATGGAGGGCAAGGCGGTGCTCTACGATCGGTTCGTAGGGCTGAGCGCCGTGCCCATCGTGATCGACGAGGAGGACCCGGAGGCGTTCGTCGAAACGGTGGTACGCGTGGCGCCGAGCTTCGGGGGGATCCATCTGGAGGACATCCAGACGCCGGACTGTTTCTGGATCGAGGAGGAGTTGATCCGGCGGTTGCCTCAGCCGGTCATGCACGACGACCAGCACGGCACGGCTACTGTCCTCCTGGCGGCCGTACTGAGCGCGCTCCGCCACACGGGCCGCGAGGGAGACCGAGACCTGACGTGTGCCCAGGTGGGCCTCGGAGCCGCCGGACTCGCCATCGCGACGCTGCTTCTGGAAGCGGGCTTCCGCGTCATCGGCGTGGATCCGGGGGAGGACGCGCGGCAGCGTCTCGAAGCGCGCGGGGGGCGGACCGCCTCGCTCGAAGACGCCGCGGCCGAGGCCGACGTGCTGATTGCGACCACTGGCGTGGTGGGGCTCATCACGCCTGCACTGATCCGCCCGGGTCAGATCGTGCTCGCGCTTTCGAACCCCAACCCTGAGATCACGCCCGAGGCGGCGCTGGCCGCGGGCGCGGCGTTCTCCGCCGACGGTCGCAGCGTCAACAACGCGCTCGCGTTCCCGGGTCTGTTCAAGGCCGCGCTCGACGTGGGCGCTCCGGCCATCACGAGCCGCATGAAGATCGCGGCGGCGGAGGCCATCAGCGCCCTCGCCCCGGCCGACGAACTGGTGCCGAGCCCGTTTCACCCCGACGTGCATACGCGCGTCGTGGAGGCGGTGACTCGGGCGGCCTCGGTGTAG
- the nusB gene encoding transcription antitermination factor NusB — protein MSQPRPSKRRQVRERVLQALYAFEASGDSVDHVLATVIRPAFEDDRTYLRFAERLFLKSADARHECDVLIDKHVENWDLSRIARTDRFVLWIAITEFLYFEDIPPKVTLNEALEVARAFGTDKSASFVNGVLDAVLRELRQSDRLKKSGRGLVDSTNRGGGA, from the coding sequence GTGTCCCAGCCCCGTCCGAGCAAGCGCCGCCAGGTGCGCGAGCGCGTCCTCCAGGCGCTCTACGCCTTCGAAGCCAGCGGCGACTCGGTCGACCACGTCCTCGCGACGGTCATCCGGCCCGCCTTCGAGGACGACCGGACCTACCTCCGCTTCGCCGAGCGTCTCTTCCTCAAGAGCGCCGACGCGCGTCACGAGTGTGACGTGCTGATCGACAAGCACGTCGAAAACTGGGACCTCAGCCGCATCGCGCGGACGGACCGCTTCGTGCTCTGGATCGCCATCACGGAGTTCCTCTACTTCGAGGACATCCCCCCGAAGGTGACGCTCAACGAGGCGCTGGAGGTGGCCCGTGCGTTCGGCACCGACAAGAGCGCCTCGTTCGTCAACGGCGTGCTGGACGCGGTTCTGCGAGAGCTTCGCCAGAGCGACCGGCTGAAGAAGTCCGGCCGCGGGCTCGTCGACTCGACGAACCGGGGCGGAGGCGCGTAG
- a CDS encoding metallophosphoesterase yields the protein MGWYAIGDVHGCARTLDALLDRLAEDAGGALGPADTLVFVGDYVDRGPASPQVLDRMLELEAASEAGTGPRALFLRGNHDQMMLDYADGVGDADLWWVNGGRTTLAAYEARGDLRFPPEHIAFLRRTVLAAQGAGAAYVHAGLDTRRSVADNLADPDPRIVLWTRQHFDADLSRWEMPVVCGHTPVSEPVDHPALIAIDTGAVFTHRAGLGRMTAVAMPERRFLSVPTVDVVGG from the coding sequence ATGGGGTGGTACGCGATCGGCGATGTCCACGGCTGCGCGCGAACGCTCGATGCGCTGCTCGACCGCCTGGCAGAGGATGCGGGCGGCGCCCTCGGACCCGCCGACACGCTCGTGTTCGTCGGCGACTACGTGGATCGTGGCCCGGCCAGCCCGCAGGTGCTGGACCGGATGCTGGAGTTGGAGGCTGCCTCGGAAGCGGGGACTGGTCCCCGGGCCCTCTTCCTGCGCGGCAACCACGACCAGATGATGCTCGACTACGCCGACGGCGTCGGCGACGCAGACCTCTGGTGGGTCAACGGCGGCCGGACGACGCTCGCAGCCTACGAAGCACGGGGCGACCTGCGCTTTCCTCCCGAGCACATCGCCTTCCTGCGGCGTACGGTCCTCGCCGCTCAGGGCGCCGGGGCGGCCTACGTCCACGCGGGCCTCGACACGCGCCGGTCGGTCGCGGACAATCTCGCGGACCCGGACCCGCGAATCGTCCTCTGGACGCGCCAGCACTTCGACGCGGATCTCTCGCGATGGGAGATGCCGGTCGTGTGCGGGCACACGCCGGTCTCCGAGCCTGTCGACCACCCCGCGCTGATCGCCATCGACACCGGCGCCGTGTTCACGCATCGCGCCGGACTGGGTCGGATGACCGCCGTGGCGATGCCCGAGCGCCGCTTCCTGTCCGTGCCGACGGTCGACGTGGTCGGCGGTTAG
- a CDS encoding DNA internalization-related competence protein ComEC/Rec2 produces the protein MPLAPPPPPLHLGTRPALAVAAVVSVGIGIGHAVPEVGPMAWIALGLAAAAAAAGYVAGTRKQLVTLRPLVVALAVGVAAIALGAARHAAWRAVPPDAIAHVARSAEEADSLDHATPITVWGTVADVPERTWSIRFAADVDSAGRGDRRARASGRVQVSLQIGEAGAVYPVLRPGDRVRLTGRLAPLPRRRNPAQFDYAAYLARQGVGAMLDVASEADVTFLGATDHPVPRITEAVRARVRRALARDIPTRDVQALLSALLLADRSAIDAPTLDAFRATGLMHLLAVSGLHVGLVGLVLYQLLKPLLGRLGLRRQQVERTRTAITLALLAVYVLVAGASVSVVRAFVMVALVLVGRTLERPADALNTLGVAAVAILVHRPAALFDVGFQLSFGAVVALVTLTPLLTSAVPERIGQSAPGMFVAGSMATSVAATLGTAPALLAHFGRLPVGGLVLNVVAIPLTAATLGAGIACTLSAPVPVLAATFGALADVAGRALLWTTETGAETLGWATYDGFLDAPLVLAASVLFLAALAFSRRPVARRRLTMAAVGCLALGSWMGVVRGDAEPALDVVFLDVGQGDATLISTPGGAQVLVDAGLRSPYVDEGERTLLPHLHRYGIRRLDALVLTHADADHIGGTRSLLTAVEVGRLITNGQDGESALWTDVLHVADSLGIPIQPVSGGDTLAVDPAVRIRVLGPSGPMSSPNDASVVLRIEHGATRWLLTGDAEVAGEAALVGRFRAHLGADVVKVGHHGSRTSSTAALVAAVGQPEVAVVSVARRNRYGLPNAEPLARWAETGADLLHTSAEGAIWLRSDGERVERVDWR, from the coding sequence ATGCCGCTCGCTCCTCCCCCTCCCCCGCTCCACCTCGGGACGCGCCCCGCACTGGCCGTCGCCGCGGTCGTCTCGGTCGGGATTGGGATCGGCCATGCCGTCCCCGAGGTCGGCCCGATGGCGTGGATCGCTCTCGGCTTGGCCGCCGCCGCGGCTGCAGCCGGATACGTTGCAGGAACGAGGAAGCAGCTGGTCACGCTGCGACCTCTGGTGGTCGCCTTGGCTGTGGGGGTCGCAGCCATCGCCCTCGGAGCCGCCCGACACGCGGCGTGGCGCGCGGTACCGCCAGACGCCATCGCCCACGTCGCGAGGTCTGCGGAGGAAGCGGACAGCCTGGACCATGCGACACCCATCACCGTCTGGGGCACCGTCGCGGACGTACCTGAGCGGACGTGGTCCATCCGCTTCGCGGCCGACGTGGACTCGGCCGGACGCGGGGACCGACGGGCACGGGCGAGCGGACGGGTGCAGGTGTCGCTCCAGATCGGAGAGGCGGGTGCCGTGTACCCGGTCCTGCGCCCTGGCGACCGCGTCCGGCTGACGGGCCGACTGGCACCGCTGCCGAGGCGGCGCAACCCGGCCCAGTTCGACTACGCCGCGTACCTCGCGCGGCAGGGAGTCGGCGCGATGCTGGATGTAGCGAGCGAGGCCGACGTGACGTTCCTCGGCGCGACCGACCATCCGGTGCCGAGAATCACGGAGGCAGTCCGGGCCCGCGTCCGTCGGGCACTGGCTCGCGACATCCCCACGCGTGACGTGCAGGCGCTTCTGAGTGCGCTCCTTCTCGCCGACCGCAGCGCCATCGACGCGCCGACGCTGGACGCCTTCCGCGCGACCGGCCTGATGCACCTGCTGGCCGTATCTGGCCTCCACGTCGGCCTGGTGGGGCTGGTGCTGTACCAGTTGCTGAAGCCCCTCCTCGGCCGCCTCGGACTTCGGCGGCAGCAGGTCGAGCGGACGCGAACGGCCATCACACTGGCGCTGCTGGCGGTCTATGTGCTCGTGGCTGGGGCGTCGGTGTCGGTGGTGCGCGCGTTCGTGATGGTCGCTCTCGTACTCGTCGGCCGGACGTTGGAGCGACCAGCCGACGCGCTGAACACGCTGGGCGTGGCCGCGGTCGCGATCCTCGTCCACCGCCCGGCGGCCCTGTTCGACGTCGGGTTTCAGTTGTCGTTCGGCGCGGTAGTTGCCCTCGTGACGCTGACGCCCCTCCTGACGTCCGCCGTACCCGAGCGCATCGGCCAGTCGGCTCCAGGGATGTTCGTGGCCGGGTCGATGGCGACCTCGGTGGCGGCGACGCTCGGGACGGCCCCAGCACTGCTGGCCCACTTCGGGCGGCTCCCCGTCGGCGGGCTGGTGCTCAACGTCGTCGCCATCCCGCTGACGGCGGCGACGCTCGGGGCCGGCATCGCCTGCACGCTCAGCGCACCGGTGCCCGTCCTGGCCGCGACCTTCGGCGCTCTCGCGGATGTCGCGGGCCGTGCGCTTCTCTGGACGACCGAAACAGGTGCCGAAACGCTCGGGTGGGCGACCTACGACGGCTTCCTCGATGCGCCCTTGGTCCTGGCGGCGAGCGTCCTCTTTCTGGCCGCGCTCGCGTTCAGCCGCCGCCCCGTCGCCCGGCGACGCCTGACGATGGCCGCCGTCGGCTGCCTCGCCCTCGGATCCTGGATGGGCGTGGTGCGAGGCGACGCCGAGCCAGCACTGGATGTCGTGTTCCTCGACGTGGGTCAGGGAGACGCGACGCTGATCTCGACTCCCGGCGGCGCGCAGGTCCTCGTGGACGCCGGGCTGCGCTCGCCGTACGTGGACGAGGGCGAACGAACGCTCCTCCCCCACCTCCACCGATACGGCATCCGCCGCCTCGACGCGCTCGTGCTCACCCACGCCGACGCCGACCACATCGGGGGCACCCGGTCGCTCCTCACGGCCGTCGAGGTGGGCCGGCTGATTACGAACGGGCAAGACGGCGAGTCCGCTCTCTGGACCGATGTCCTCCACGTGGCCGACTCGCTCGGCATTCCCATTCAGCCCGTGAGCGGGGGCGACACGCTGGCCGTCGACCCGGCGGTGCGGATTCGGGTCCTGGGACCTTCTGGGCCGATGTCATCACCCAACGACGCCTCGGTGGTCCTGCGCATCGAGCACGGCGCGACTCGCTGGCTGCTGACCGGCGATGCCGAGGTCGCCGGGGAGGCTGCACTCGTCGGCCGGTTCCGTGCTCACCTCGGTGCCGACGTCGTGAAGGTGGGGCACCACGGCTCCCGCACGTCGTCGACCGCCGCGCTGGTTGCAGCCGTCGGCCAGCCGGAGGTCGCTGTCGTGTCGGTGGCGCGGCGCAACCGCTACGGCCTGCCGAACGCCGAGCCGCTGGCGCGCTGGGCCGAGACCGGCGCCGACCTGCTCCACACCTCCGCCGAAGGCGCCATCTGGCTTCGCTCGGACGGGGAACGCGTCGAGCGGGTGGACTGGCGGTAA
- a CDS encoding type IV toxin-antitoxin system AbiEi family antitoxin domain-containing protein — MSFTPSSVAQTLLFHLARTPGAVHRDRLAELAGTTKDYAGRVLSKMVKRGRIERVGRGTYDLVSRI; from the coding sequence ATGTCCTTCACGCCGTCCTCCGTCGCCCAGACTCTCTTGTTTCACCTCGCGCGCACGCCGGGCGCCGTCCACCGCGACCGCCTCGCTGAGTTGGCGGGTACGACGAAGGACTACGCGGGGCGTGTGCTGAGCAAGATGGTAAAGCGGGGCCGCATCGAGCGCGTTGGAAGGGGCACGTATGACCTCGTGAGTCGCATCTGA
- a CDS encoding DoxX family protein, whose translation MLHSLLFGSGDTSRPTDLGLLVLRLGIGLTLALAHGLGKLPPSDGFIEGTAAMGFPLPVLFAWAAALSEFLGGLLLAVGLATRPAAVFVSVTMAVAFFVRHGGDLGEGEKAFLFLVGAVALAVSGAGKLSLDAWIRSKRTHRL comes from the coding sequence ATGCTGCATTCTCTCCTGTTCGGCTCCGGCGACACGTCTCGGCCCACTGATCTGGGCCTCCTCGTCCTCCGGCTCGGCATCGGGCTGACGCTGGCGCTCGCCCATGGACTGGGCAAGCTGCCACCGTCCGACGGGTTCATCGAGGGCACGGCGGCGATGGGCTTCCCGCTGCCGGTTCTGTTCGCGTGGGCGGCAGCACTGAGCGAGTTCCTCGGGGGGCTGTTGCTCGCGGTCGGGCTGGCGACGCGACCAGCGGCGGTGTTCGTGTCGGTGACGATGGCCGTCGCCTTCTTCGTCCGCCACGGCGGTGACCTCGGGGAAGGGGAGAAGGCCTTCCTGTTCCTGGTGGGCGCGGTCGCGCTGGCGGTGTCCGGCGCTGGGAAGCTCTCCCTGGACGCATGGATCCGGTCGAAGCGGACCCATCGTCTGTGA
- the ychF gene encoding redox-regulated ATPase YchF: MALRVGIVGLPNVGKSTLFNALSEAGAEAANYPFCTIEPNVGVVPVPDARLDRLAELAGSAQTLPAVIEFVDIAGLVAGASKGEGLGNQFLANIRETDAIAHVVRCFEDPNVVHVEGSVDPLRDIETIETELLLKDLDTVSKRLLRVAKSVKTGDKGAKAEADFLARLEEHLGDGLPARTLEVSDQEAVLLREQFLLSAKPVLYVANVGEGDLPDGNAYVEKVRERAEAEGAGVVLISAEFEAQLVELDDEDRADFLESAGVTESGLDRLAQAAYALLGLITYFTAGPKESRAWQISRGTKAPQAAGVIHTDFEKGFIRAETIKFADYDRLGSETAAREAGAMRSEGKEYVVADGDVMLFRFNV, from the coding sequence ATGGCTCTCCGCGTCGGCATCGTCGGGCTCCCCAATGTGGGCAAGAGTACCCTCTTCAACGCGCTCTCCGAGGCGGGCGCCGAGGCAGCCAACTATCCGTTCTGCACCATCGAGCCGAACGTCGGGGTGGTGCCGGTGCCGGACGCCCGGCTGGACCGCCTAGCAGAGCTGGCCGGGTCGGCGCAGACGCTGCCCGCTGTGATCGAGTTCGTCGACATCGCGGGCCTGGTGGCGGGCGCCTCGAAGGGGGAAGGGCTGGGCAACCAGTTTTTGGCCAACATCCGAGAGACAGACGCGATCGCCCATGTCGTCCGGTGTTTCGAGGACCCGAACGTGGTGCACGTGGAGGGCTCGGTGGACCCGCTCCGGGACATCGAGACCATCGAGACCGAACTGCTGCTGAAGGATCTCGACACGGTCAGCAAGCGCCTCCTGCGCGTCGCCAAGTCGGTCAAGACGGGCGACAAGGGGGCCAAGGCCGAGGCCGACTTCCTCGCACGTCTGGAAGAGCACCTTGGCGATGGGCTTCCGGCCCGCACGTTGGAGGTGTCGGACCAGGAGGCCGTCCTCCTCCGCGAGCAGTTCCTGCTCTCCGCCAAGCCGGTGCTGTACGTCGCTAACGTCGGTGAGGGGGATCTGCCGGACGGCAACGCGTACGTCGAGAAGGTCCGCGAGCGCGCCGAGGCAGAGGGCGCGGGCGTGGTGCTCATCTCGGCCGAGTTCGAGGCTCAACTGGTGGAACTCGACGACGAGGACCGGGCCGACTTCCTGGAGTCGGCGGGCGTCACGGAGTCCGGCCTCGATCGGTTGGCGCAGGCGGCCTACGCGCTGCTCGGCCTGATCACCTACTTCACGGCCGGGCCCAAGGAGTCGCGGGCGTGGCAGATCTCTCGGGGCACGAAGGCGCCGCAGGCGGCGGGCGTCATCCACACCGACTTCGAGAAGGGTTTCATCCGCGCCGAGACCATCAAGTTCGCCGACTACGACCGCCTCGGCAGCGAGACGGCAGCCCGCGAGGCGGGCGCGATGCGCAGCGAGGGCAAGGAGTACGTGGTCGCCGATGGGGACGTGATGCTGTTCCGCTTCAACGTGTGA